The following proteins come from a genomic window of Acetivibrio cellulolyticus CD2:
- the rsmI gene encoding 16S rRNA (cytidine(1402)-2'-O)-methyltransferase — MNNKGMLYLVATPIGNLEDITFRAIRTLREVDFIAAEDTRQTIKLLNHFEIKKSLVSYYEHNKKEKGNYLINQLLEGKNIALVSDAGTPGISDPGEDLVKLCIENDIKVTMIPGPVAAVTGLVISGLPAGRFAFEGFLPMNKRARKERLASLKNEVRTIVFYEAPHKLIHTLKDLYDAFGNRKIVFARELTKRFEEIIRCDLESAIEKYDNESPKGEFVLMVEGISEEVVFESRKKDWNTMSLEEHMKLYISEGLDKKDAMKKVAEDRGISKREVYNGLL, encoded by the coding sequence TTGAATAACAAAGGAATGCTGTACCTTGTTGCAACCCCTATAGGAAATCTTGAAGATATAACATTTAGGGCCATAAGAACTCTTAGGGAAGTTGACTTTATTGCAGCAGAGGATACGAGGCAAACTATCAAGCTTTTAAATCATTTTGAAATTAAAAAAAGTCTTGTAAGCTATTATGAGCATAACAAGAAGGAAAAAGGAAATTACCTTATAAACCAGCTCCTGGAAGGAAAAAATATTGCACTGGTATCAGATGCAGGTACTCCTGGAATATCAGATCCCGGTGAAGACCTTGTAAAGCTTTGTATTGAAAACGATATCAAAGTTACAATGATACCTGGACCAGTTGCCGCAGTTACAGGTTTGGTGATTTCGGGACTTCCTGCAGGTCGGTTTGCGTTCGAAGGTTTTTTGCCAATGAACAAAAGAGCGAGGAAAGAGAGACTTGCTTCACTTAAAAATGAGGTAAGAACTATAGTCTTTTATGAAGCTCCTCATAAGCTGATACATACATTAAAGGATTTGTATGATGCGTTTGGTAACAGGAAGATAGTTTTTGCCCGTGAACTTACCAAAAGGTTTGAGGAAATTATAAGGTGCGACCTGGAAAGTGCAATAGAAAAATACGACAATGAATCTCCGAAAGGAGAATTTGTTCTGATGGTCGAAGGTATTAGTGAAGAGGTTGTGTTTGAAAGCCGGAAAAAAGACTGGAATACTATGAGTCTTGAAGAACATATGAAATTATACATAAGCGAAGGACTTGATAAGAAGGATGCCATGAAGAAAGTTGCGGAGGATAGAGGAATAAGCAAACGAGAAGTATATAATGGACTATTGTAA
- a CDS encoding spore maturation protein yields the protein MDIITNPSSYAIPTIFLVILAAGMYKEIKVYDVFVEGAKEGISTVLRIIPPLVGLMVAIGVFRASGALDLIVFAVKPVTNLLRIPSETVPLVFLRPISGSASLALVSDLLKTYGPDSFIGRLASTLMGSTETIFYTLAVYFGSVGIKNIRFTLVAALVADLVSVITAVWICTVVFGG from the coding sequence ATGGACATAATAACTAACCCTTCATCATATGCAATTCCGACAATTTTTCTTGTTATATTGGCAGCAGGCATGTATAAGGAAATTAAAGTTTACGATGTCTTTGTGGAAGGAGCAAAGGAAGGAATTAGTACTGTACTAAGAATTATCCCTCCACTTGTTGGCCTTATGGTGGCAATAGGAGTGTTTCGTGCATCAGGGGCACTGGACTTGATCGTGTTTGCTGTAAAGCCTGTTACCAACCTTCTGAGAATACCTTCGGAAACCGTTCCCCTCGTATTTTTAAGGCCCATATCAGGGAGTGCATCTTTGGCATTAGTTTCCGATCTCCTGAAAACTTATGGACCTGACTCGTTTATAGGAAGGCTTGCTTCAACACTTATGGGATCCACGGAGACTATTTTTTACACTCTGGCTGTGTATTTTGGCTCTGTAGGCATAAAAAATATAAGATTTACTCTTGTTGCTGCTCTGGTAGCTGATCTTGTTAGTGTTATCACAGCTGTTTGGATTTGTACTGTTGTGTTTGGAGGGTAG
- a CDS encoding tRNA1(Val) (adenine(37)-N6)-methyltransferase, whose protein sequence is MENENIDDLQYKGLKIIQKDKAFRFGLDAVLLANFADVKKGNSVIDLGTGTGIISILLAGKTEAKSIVGLEIQEDIAEMADRSVKMNCLEDRVKIVCGDIKESVGRFGASSFDVVVSNPPYMNQGGGLINIRDTKAIARHEILCSLEDVVKSASKLLVSGGQFAMVHRPDRLADIIWFMRKYTIEPKYIRFVHPTPYKKPNLILIKGSRQGRPQLKMMDPLYVYDGNGNYSKEINEIYCREVTEIE, encoded by the coding sequence ATGGAAAATGAAAATATAGATGACCTGCAATATAAGGGTTTGAAGATTATACAGAAAGATAAAGCCTTTCGTTTTGGGCTTGATGCAGTGCTGCTTGCAAATTTCGCTGATGTAAAAAAAGGAAATTCCGTTATTGATTTAGGTACCGGTACTGGAATTATTTCCATACTTCTAGCTGGGAAGACCGAGGCAAAATCTATAGTTGGTCTTGAGATTCAGGAAGACATTGCAGAAATGGCAGATAGAAGTGTAAAGATGAATTGCCTTGAAGATCGTGTCAAGATAGTATGCGGTGATATAAAAGAAAGTGTTGGACGCTTTGGAGCATCAAGTTTTGATGTTGTTGTATCAAATCCTCCGTACATGAATCAGGGTGGAGGCCTTATAAATATTAGAGATACCAAGGCTATAGCCAGACATGAAATATTGTGTTCTTTGGAGGATGTTGTAAAGTCTGCTTCAAAGCTTTTAGTATCAGGCGGACAGTTCGCAATGGTTCATAGGCCTGACAGACTTGCAGATATAATCTGGTTTATGAGGAAATATACAATTGAGCCGAAGTACATAAGATTTGTACATCCAACTCCTTACAAAAAGCCAAACCTCATTTTGATTAAAGGCTCGAGGCAGGGACGTCCTCAATTGAAAATGATGGATCCGCTCTATGTCTATGATGGAAACGGAAATTACTCAAAAGAAATTAATGAAATATATTGTAGAGAGGTAACCGAAATTGAATAA
- a CDS encoding PSP1 domain-containing protein: MVKVVGVRFKRAGKIYYFDPGDLEIKLNENAIVETARGIEFGLVVVPNTEVPEDQIVAPLKKVIRVADEEDKKHYEENARREKEAFDICLQKINDHKLEMKLIDVEYTFDNNKVLFYFTADGRVDFRELVKDLASVFRTRIELRQIGVRDESKMMGGLGVCGRVLCCNAFLGDFQPVSIKMAKEQGLSLNPTKISGACGRLMCCLKYEQDAYEEIITRVPKEGAIVETPDGQGVVMGISLLKELVKVKLDKGNETDLKVYNASQVKIIKDAVSHDEIEPGISIEELKQLED, translated from the coding sequence ATGGTAAAGGTGGTTGGGGTAAGGTTTAAAAGAGCCGGTAAGATTTATTATTTTGATCCGGGTGATTTGGAAATAAAGTTAAACGAAAATGCTATTGTAGAAACTGCAAGAGGTATAGAGTTTGGACTTGTTGTAGTTCCAAATACGGAGGTACCTGAGGACCAAATAGTTGCACCGCTTAAGAAAGTGATAAGAGTAGCGGATGAGGAAGACAAAAAGCACTATGAAGAGAATGCAAGAAGAGAAAAAGAAGCTTTTGATATATGTCTGCAAAAAATAAATGATCACAAGCTTGAAATGAAGTTAATAGATGTTGAATACACATTTGATAATAATAAGGTTTTGTTTTACTTTACAGCAGATGGAAGAGTTGATTTCAGGGAACTTGTAAAGGACCTTGCATCGGTTTTCAGGACAAGAATTGAGCTCCGTCAAATAGGTGTTAGGGATGAGTCCAAGATGATGGGCGGCCTTGGCGTATGCGGAAGAGTTCTGTGCTGCAACGCATTTTTGGGAGACTTCCAGCCGGTTTCTATTAAGATGGCTAAGGAACAAGGGTTATCATTAAATCCTACAAAAATATCAGGTGCATGCGGCAGACTTATGTGCTGTTTGAAATACGAGCAGGATGCCTATGAAGAAATAATAACAAGAGTTCCAAAAGAAGGAGCCATTGTTGAAACTCCTGATGGTCAAGGTGTTGTAATGGGAATAAGTCTTCTTAAGGAATTAGTAAAAGTAAAACTTGATAAAGGTAATGAGACTGATTTGAAGGTATATAATGCAAGTCAGGTGAAGATAATTAAAGATGCAGTTAGTCACGATGAAATAGAACCGGGAATAAGTATTGAAGAATTAAAGCAGCTTGAAGATTAG
- a CDS encoding TatD family hydrolase gives MLFDTHAHYDDEKFIEDRFDVIEKAHSSGVSYIINASTDIKSCKESLAFAQKYEYVYAAVGIHPHELDGVDDSTLAKLLEFAKEDKVVAIGEIGLDYYYDTAPREIQQHWFSQQIDLARELRLPIIVHDRDAHQDSVDIIKAQKASEVGGVFHCYSGSVEMAKELINCNFYISVGGSLTFKNAKKLVEVVRCIPMERLLIETDCPYLTPEPHRGKRNDSSYVRFVAEKVAEIRQMDFEEVAEATLRNAKELFKIKAPGY, from the coding sequence ATGCTTTTTGATACACATGCACATTATGATGATGAAAAATTTATAGAGGATAGGTTCGATGTTATAGAGAAGGCTCATAGCAGTGGGGTGTCATATATTATCAATGCCTCTACCGATATAAAATCGTGTAAGGAGAGTCTTGCATTTGCCCAAAAGTATGAATATGTTTATGCGGCAGTGGGCATACATCCGCATGAGCTTGATGGTGTTGATGACAGCACTTTGGCTAAGCTTTTGGAGTTTGCGAAAGAAGACAAGGTTGTTGCTATCGGAGAAATCGGACTTGACTATTATTATGACACAGCTCCCCGTGAAATACAGCAGCATTGGTTTTCACAGCAAATTGATCTTGCCAGAGAATTACGGCTACCAATAATAGTTCATGACAGGGATGCACATCAGGATTCTGTAGATATAATCAAGGCGCAAAAGGCAAGTGAGGTTGGAGGAGTTTTTCACTGTTACTCAGGAAGTGTAGAAATGGCAAAAGAATTGATTAACTGCAATTTTTACATATCCGTGGGCGGTTCACTGACGTTTAAAAATGCAAAGAAATTGGTTGAAGTGGTCAGGTGCATCCCTATGGAAAGGCTCTTGATTGAAACGGATTGTCCATATCTTACTCCTGAACCTCATAGGGGCAAAAGAAATGATTCGAGTTACGTAAGGTTTGTTGCAGAAAAAGTAGCTGAAATAAGGCAAATGGACTTTGAAGAAGTAGCAGAGGCTACACTTAGGAACGCCAAAGAGCTATTTAAAATAAAAGCTCCGGGGTATTGA
- the tmk gene encoding dTMP kinase has product MKRGLFITTEGTDGSGKTTQIKLIESYLKGKGFEVVVTREPGGTSIGEKIRSIILDTENSDMAYITEMMLYASARAQLVNELIKPSLSEGKVVICDRFIDSSYVYQGFGRNIDIELIERVNRIALDGIMPDVTLFFDIDPEVALERRIQSTGADRIEREAMDFHRKVYNGYKKLASMYPDRIKAIESNRNIEEIFSDVKAYLDKFS; this is encoded by the coding sequence ATGAAAAGAGGACTATTTATTACAACTGAGGGTACTGACGGATCGGGTAAAACTACTCAAATTAAGTTGATAGAAAGCTATCTAAAAGGTAAAGGCTTTGAAGTAGTAGTTACAAGAGAACCCGGAGGGACAAGTATAGGAGAGAAAATCCGGTCAATAATACTTGATACCGAAAATTCGGATATGGCGTATATAACGGAAATGATGCTGTATGCATCAGCACGTGCTCAGTTGGTTAATGAGCTTATAAAACCATCGCTTTCAGAGGGAAAAGTTGTAATTTGCGATAGGTTTATAGACTCAAGTTATGTATATCAGGGGTTTGGCCGAAATATAGATATTGAATTGATCGAAAGAGTAAACAGGATCGCATTAGATGGCATTATGCCTGATGTAACTCTATTTTTTGACATTGATCCGGAGGTTGCCCTGGAGAGGAGAATTCAATCTACGGGTGCCGACAGAATAGAGCGGGAAGCAATGGATTTTCATAGAAAAGTATATAATGGTTATAAAAAATTGGCATCAATGTACCCTGATAGAATAAAGGCTATTGAAAGCAACAGAAATATTGAAGAGATATTCTCGGATGTTAAAGCGTATTTGGACAAATTTTCTTAA
- a CDS encoding nucleoside recognition domain-containing protein produces the protein MLNYIWFGMLVFGIIVGIINGRVDAVTQAVVDSSKNAIDLSIGLLGIMCLWTGLMGVAEKSGMIRILSRTVRPVLKFLFPGIPKDHPASGAVVMNLVANFLGLGNAATPLGLKAMGDLQKLNKNKETATNEMSMFLVLNTACIQFIPATVIAVRSAAGSNNPAEIIGTIWVATICASIAGIITVKVFSFFRREKVR, from the coding sequence TTGCTTAATTATATTTGGTTTGGAATGCTGGTTTTTGGTATTATTGTTGGAATTATAAATGGAAGAGTTGATGCAGTTACACAGGCTGTAGTAGATTCTTCAAAAAATGCCATAGACCTTAGTATAGGTTTGCTGGGGATAATGTGCCTTTGGACAGGGTTAATGGGAGTGGCTGAAAAGAGCGGAATGATTAGAATACTTTCAAGAACTGTACGGCCTGTTCTAAAATTCTTATTTCCTGGTATCCCCAAAGACCATCCTGCATCAGGCGCTGTAGTTATGAATCTTGTTGCAAATTTTTTAGGGCTTGGTAATGCGGCTACTCCTTTAGGGTTAAAAGCTATGGGTGACTTACAAAAGCTTAATAAAAATAAAGAAACTGCAACAAATGAAATGAGCATGTTTCTTGTCTTGAATACGGCGTGTATACAATTTATTCCGGCCACGGTTATAGCAGTTCGTTCAGCAGCAGGTTCAAACAATCCGGCCGAAATAATAGGTACTATATGGGTTGCTACTATTTGTGCATCTATTGCAGGCATAATCACAGTAAAGGTTTTCTCTTTCTTCCGAAGAGAGAAAGTGAGGTAG
- a CDS encoding DNA polymerase III subunit delta' C-terminal domain-containing protein yields the protein MGCNVNFSDIIGQNEVVSSLKAVLRDDSARHAYIFSGPEGIGKRMVARIFASTLLCSGRNSVERCENCQPCHLFSSGNNPDFYVVEAEGASISVDDIRRMQQDICIRPMYSGKKVYLIAEADKMTVQAQNCILKTLEEPPGYAVIILTTSNSNSLLETIRSRSIIYNFRKNTDEEVKSCILKKELKELEGIDFIVSYADGVPGKALTLIESEDFRLNRDKAIEVILKLKNSELICIFDIYDFFEENKDNVDSILDIMLLFYRDLLIAKKSGNENILINSDKKDIILKNVDGFKIGKLIGNIAAIEEARRNIKQNANYQLVIEVMLMKLQEEKI from the coding sequence ATGGGGTGCAACGTGAATTTCAGCGATATTATCGGACAAAATGAAGTTGTAAGCAGCTTGAAAGCAGTCTTAAGGGATGATTCCGCGAGACATGCCTATATTTTTTCGGGACCTGAGGGTATCGGTAAAAGGATGGTGGCAAGAATTTTTGCATCCACCCTTCTTTGTAGTGGGCGCAATTCTGTAGAACGATGTGAAAATTGCCAGCCATGCCACCTTTTTAGTAGTGGTAACAATCCTGACTTCTATGTTGTTGAGGCTGAAGGGGCAAGCATTAGTGTTGATGATATCAGAAGGATGCAGCAGGATATATGCATCAGGCCGATGTATTCAGGTAAAAAGGTATATCTGATTGCTGAGGCAGACAAGATGACAGTTCAGGCACAGAATTGTATTCTTAAGACATTGGAAGAACCTCCGGGATATGCAGTAATAATTTTGACTACCTCAAATAGTAACAGTTTGCTGGAGACTATAAGATCACGCAGTATTATATACAACTTCAGGAAGAATACTGATGAAGAAGTAAAATCCTGTATTCTTAAAAAAGAATTAAAAGAGTTGGAGGGAATTGATTTTATTGTTTCCTACGCTGACGGTGTGCCGGGGAAAGCTCTTACCCTTATAGAGTCTGAGGATTTTCGCTTAAATAGGGATAAAGCCATTGAAGTGATACTGAAATTAAAAAACTCAGAACTTATATGTATTTTTGATATTTATGATTTTTTTGAGGAAAATAAAGATAATGTAGATTCAATATTGGATATAATGTTATTGTTTTATAGGGATTTATTAATTGCCAAAAAGTCTGGAAATGAAAATATATTGATTAATTCAGATAAAAAGGATATTATATTAAAGAATGTGGATGGATTTAAGATAGGTAAACTAATTGGAAATATAGCTGCGATCGAAGAAGCACGTAGAAATATAAAACAGAATGCCAATTATCAACTTGTTATAGAAGTTATGCTGATGAAACTTCAGGAGGAAAAGATATAA
- a CDS encoding AbrB/MazE/SpoVT family DNA-binding domain-containing protein, which produces MKSTGIVRKVDELGRVVLPIELRRTLDIAEKDALEIYVDGATIILKKYEPACIFCGNAKDVAVYKGKNICPDCMRELKK; this is translated from the coding sequence ATGAAATCTACTGGTATTGTAAGAAAAGTTGATGAATTAGGAAGGGTTGTACTGCCTATCGAGTTAAGAAGGACTTTAGACATTGCTGAAAAGGACGCTCTTGAGATTTATGTAGACGGCGCTACTATAATTCTTAAGAAGTATGAACCAGCTTGTATTTTCTGTGGCAATGCAAAGGATGTTGCTGTTTACAAAGGCAAAAACATCTGCCCTGACTGCATGAGAGAATTAAAGAAATAA
- a CDS encoding 4Fe-4S binding protein, with protein sequence MAYFITEACISCGACEPECPVSCISAGDSSYVIDESACIECGACANVCPVDAPKQK encoded by the coding sequence ATGGCATATTTTATAACTGAAGCATGTATCAGTTGTGGCGCGTGTGAACCAGAGTGCCCTGTTTCCTGTATTTCAGCAGGTGATAGCAGTTATGTAATTGATGAAAGTGCTTGCATAGAATGCGGAGCTTGTGCAAATGTTTGTCCTGTAGATGCTCCTAAGCAAAAATAA
- the metG gene encoding methionine--tRNA ligase codes for MGNKTYYITTPIYYPSDKLHIGHSYTTVAADAVARYKRLKGYDVMFLTGTDEHGQKIQRKAEAKGVTPKQYVDEIVDGIKDLWKLMKITNDRFIRTTDKNHEEAVQKIFKKLYDQGDIYKSEYEGWYCTPCESFWTKTQLVDGKCPDCGREVELTKEESYFFRLSKYQDRLIKFIEENPEFIQPVSRQNEMLNNFLRPGLEDLCVSRTTFNWGVPVTFDEKHVVYVWIDALSNYITALGFMSEDEQAYKKYWPADVHLVGKEIVRFHTIIWPAMLMALGEPLPKQIYGHGWLLLEGGKMSKSKGNVVDPVVLVEKYGLDAIRYFLLREVPFGSDGVFSNEALINRINSDLANDLGNLVSRTVAMIDKYFDGVMPDERLEGDFDQDLKKVVMETPPKVEQLLDKLQFSSALTEIWKVISRTNKYIDETMPWALAKDEANKPRLAGVMYNLAESLRIVSILLQPFMPETPEKIWNQLGLTDKKTIDWDSTQNWGVYPAGTKVNKGDVIFPRIDIKKEMEELEKLTVQQPEKKDQKDAVKQKEEKASPDGFISIEDFAKIDLRVAKVLEAEKVEGADKLLKLKLEMGEEIRQVVSGIAKHYSPDELIGKFVILVANLKPVKLKGIESQGMILAALDKAIESGAKVR; via the coding sequence ATGGGAAATAAAACTTATTACATTACAACGCCTATTTATTACCCAAGCGATAAATTACATATCGGACATTCATATACAACTGTTGCTGCTGATGCAGTGGCGAGGTACAAAAGGTTAAAGGGCTATGATGTAATGTTCCTTACAGGGACTGATGAGCATGGGCAGAAGATCCAACGAAAAGCAGAGGCTAAGGGAGTTACTCCAAAGCAATATGTGGATGAAATAGTTGATGGAATTAAAGATCTGTGGAAACTTATGAAGATAACCAACGACAGATTTATAAGGACTACGGATAAAAACCATGAGGAAGCTGTTCAGAAAATATTCAAAAAGCTTTATGACCAGGGCGATATTTACAAGAGCGAATACGAAGGATGGTATTGTACTCCTTGTGAATCGTTCTGGACAAAGACCCAGTTGGTTGATGGCAAGTGCCCGGACTGTGGAAGAGAAGTGGAGCTTACCAAAGAAGAAAGCTATTTCTTTCGGTTGTCGAAGTATCAGGACAGGTTAATAAAATTTATAGAGGAAAATCCTGAATTTATTCAGCCGGTTTCAAGGCAGAATGAGATGCTCAATAACTTTTTAAGACCCGGCCTTGAAGACTTATGTGTGTCGAGGACAACATTCAACTGGGGAGTGCCTGTTACATTTGATGAAAAACATGTTGTTTATGTGTGGATAGATGCGCTTTCAAATTATATCACTGCTTTGGGATTTATGTCTGAAGATGAGCAGGCGTATAAGAAATATTGGCCTGCTGATGTGCATCTGGTAGGTAAGGAAATTGTCAGGTTCCATACAATTATCTGGCCTGCAATGTTAATGGCTCTGGGTGAACCTCTTCCAAAGCAGATTTACGGTCATGGCTGGCTCCTTTTGGAAGGCGGCAAGATGTCAAAATCTAAGGGAAATGTTGTAGATCCTGTAGTTTTAGTTGAAAAATACGGACTTGATGCTATAAGATACTTCCTTTTAAGAGAAGTTCCTTTTGGATCGGATGGAGTATTCTCTAACGAGGCACTAATAAACAGAATTAATTCGGATCTTGCCAACGATTTGGGAAATTTGGTAAGCAGAACTGTTGCAATGATAGATAAGTATTTCGATGGTGTAATGCCAGATGAAAGACTAGAAGGCGACTTTGATCAGGATCTGAAAAAGGTTGTTATGGAGACTCCTCCTAAGGTTGAGCAGCTGTTGGATAAATTACAGTTCAGTTCGGCTCTGACTGAAATCTGGAAGGTTATATCCAGAACCAATAAATATATTGATGAGACAATGCCATGGGCGTTGGCTAAAGATGAGGCAAACAAGCCAAGACTTGCAGGTGTAATGTACAATCTTGCAGAGAGCTTAAGGATTGTATCTATTCTATTACAGCCGTTTATGCCTGAAACACCTGAAAAGATATGGAATCAATTGGGGCTTACCGATAAGAAGACTATCGATTGGGACAGTACACAAAATTGGGGAGTGTACCCGGCAGGAACGAAGGTAAATAAAGGTGATGTTATTTTCCCAAGAATAGATATCAAAAAGGAAATGGAAGAGCTTGAAAAGCTTACAGTTCAACAACCCGAAAAGAAAGATCAAAAGGATGCAGTAAAGCAAAAGGAAGAAAAGGCAAGTCCGGATGGATTTATTTCTATTGAGGATTTTGCAAAGATTGACTTAAGAGTGGCGAAGGTATTAGAAGCTGAGAAGGTCGAAGGTGCCGACAAGCTGCTTAAACTGAAGTTGGAGATGGGAGAAGAGATAAGACAGGTAGTGTCCGGAATTGCAAAGCACTACTCACCTGATGAATTGATAGGTAAATTTGTTATTCTTGTTGCAAACTTAAAGCCTGTCAAGTTAAAAGGTATAGAATCCCAGGGGATGATACTTGCAGCTTTAGATAAGGCAATTGAAAGTGGGGCAAAAGTCAGATAG
- a CDS encoding YaaR family protein, with the protein MKISEGLNSSTNIAEVSGSEQKKVSDTNGSAFGSQLKRVEEHNVEERIKQLINQISDQGEKLGKKVDVRELKIYKKLISEFLDETLNNSHKFSKESFIDRRGRHRVYATVKKINSELEELTKDVLSKEKDNIKILQRIEDIRGLVLDISL; encoded by the coding sequence ATGAAGATAAGTGAAGGTTTGAACAGTTCAACCAATATAGCTGAGGTGTCGGGCAGTGAACAGAAGAAAGTTTCAGATACCAATGGCAGCGCTTTTGGAAGCCAACTCAAACGGGTTGAAGAGCACAACGTTGAAGAGCGGATTAAACAGCTGATAAACCAGATTTCGGACCAGGGAGAAAAGCTTGGGAAAAAGGTAGATGTAAGGGAACTTAAGATATATAAAAAGCTTATATCCGAATTTCTTGATGAGACCTTGAATAATTCACATAAGTTCTCCAAGGAAAGCTTCATTGACCGGAGAGGAAGACATAGGGTATATGCGACTGTAAAAAAAATTAACTCTGAACTTGAAGAACTTACAAAAGATGTTTTAAGCAAAGAAAAGGATAACATTAAAATTTTACAGAGGATAGAGGACATACGAGGGTTGGTTCTGGATATTTCTCTGTAA
- a CDS encoding aminotransferase class I/II-fold pyridoxal phosphate-dependent enzyme produces the protein MLLLGGRTINNLNTPIFNALRKYVNSSPIPFHMPGHKLGKGIPDRFLNDLHLLDMTEIPGLDNLHFPDGVIKEAQELAAKAFGADYTSFLVNGSTCGVHGAILGLCKPGDKLIVSRDCHKSVIGGMMLAGVTPIYIQPEYDSFFGVSSFMLPSTVEQAIKNNPEAVGVFVTRPNYYGICSDIGAISDLVHSYNKILIVDEAHGAHLKFSPKLPCCALDAQADVCIQSAHKTLPALTQGAYIHVKGNRVDVEKVKFVLRLIQTSSPSYIIISFLDIARAIMEQRGSELIDGLLEGIQCFESKIYENTGYEILSRQLLKSGETDKTRVVINVKNTGQTGFQIDNILRSRYNIQVEMADIFNIVCISTVADGIEEFERLYFALNEIDKQFKNYSRLPDINIRETRLPSQAVTLDKVMQYSYETMKLAESEGKVSRGIITPYPPGVPVICPGEVITQDTIQYIMSVIEAGGNVNGVSGGLEVEVLKCV, from the coding sequence TTGTTATTATTAGGGGGAAGAACCATTAATAATCTTAATACTCCAATATTTAACGCATTAAGGAAGTATGTAAATTCAAGTCCTATTCCATTTCATATGCCTGGGCATAAGCTCGGGAAAGGCATACCTGACAGGTTTTTAAATGACTTACATCTACTTGACATGACTGAAATTCCTGGGCTTGATAATCTTCATTTTCCGGATGGAGTTATAAAAGAAGCGCAAGAATTGGCTGCAAAGGCTTTTGGAGCCGATTATACTTCTTTTTTGGTGAATGGATCAACTTGCGGCGTGCATGGTGCTATTTTGGGCTTGTGCAAACCGGGGGACAAGCTGATAGTTTCAAGGGATTGTCATAAGTCGGTTATTGGCGGAATGATGCTTGCGGGAGTTACGCCTATTTATATACAACCCGAATATGACAGCTTTTTTGGGGTGTCTTCATTTATGTTGCCTTCAACAGTGGAACAGGCGATAAAAAATAATCCTGAAGCTGTTGGAGTTTTTGTCACGCGCCCAAATTACTATGGAATATGTTCCGATATTGGTGCAATTTCTGATTTAGTTCATTCCTATAATAAAATTCTTATAGTTGACGAGGCTCATGGAGCTCATTTGAAGTTCTCGCCAAAACTTCCGTGCTGTGCGCTGGATGCCCAGGCGGATGTGTGTATTCAAAGTGCCCATAAAACGCTGCCGGCATTGACTCAGGGAGCATACATCCATGTAAAGGGAAACAGGGTTGATGTTGAGAAGGTTAAATTTGTGCTGCGCTTAATTCAGACCTCCAGTCCGTCTTATATAATCATATCCTTTTTAGATATTGCAAGGGCAATAATGGAGCAGCGCGGGAGTGAATTGATAGATGGTTTGCTGGAAGGAATCCAATGTTTTGAGTCTAAAATTTACGAAAATACGGGATATGAAATACTATCTAGACAGCTTTTGAAATCAGGGGAGACCGATAAAACTAGGGTTGTGATTAATGTCAAAAATACCGGGCAGACTGGTTTCCAGATAGATAATATCCTTAGGAGCCGATATAATATTCAGGTTGAAATGGCAGATATTTTCAATATAGTTTGCATTTCTACCGTAGCTGATGGAATTGAAGAGTTTGAACGTCTGTACTTTGCGTTAAATGAAATAGATAAGCAATTTAAGAATTACTCACGATTACCCGATATTAATATTAGGGAAACCAGGTTACCGTCACAAGCAGTAACGCTCGATAAGGTCATGCAATATAGCTATGAAACAATGAAACTGGCTGAGTCGGAAGGTAAGGTGAGTAGAGGAATAATAACGCCTTATCCCCCAGGAGTTCCCGTAATATGTCCTGGTGAGGTTATTACACAGGATACAATTCAATATATAATGAGTGTTATTGAGGCAGGAGGAAATGTAAACGGGGTATCAGGTGGCTTGGAAGTAGAAGTATTGAAGTGTGTCTGA